Proteins from a single region of Rhinolophus sinicus isolate RSC01 linkage group LG13, ASM3656204v1, whole genome shotgun sequence:
- the TMEM230 gene encoding transmembrane protein 230 isoform X1, whose translation MMATLTFREKLTAKASSLWKSSFFPDVMRSNLLKFKKSPPKIPYKAITLATVLFLIGAFLIVIGSLLLAGYISKGGADRAVPVLIIGILVFLPGFYHLRIAYYASKGYRGYSYDDIPDFDD comes from the exons ATGATGGCTACATTGACCTTCAG GGAGAAACTTACTGCTAAAGCCAGCAGCTTGTGGaaatcttccttctttcctgatgTCATGAGATCCAATTTATTAAAG TTTAAGAAAAGTCCTCCTAAGATCCCGTACAAGGCCATTACGCTTGCTACAGTGCTGTTCTTGATTGGCGCCTTTCTCATTGTCATAGGCTCCCTCCTGCTGGCGGGCTATATCAGCAAAGGG GGGGCAGACCGGGCCGTTCCTGTCCTGATCATTGGAATCCTGGTGTTCCTGCCAGGGTTTTACCACCTGCGCATCGCCTACTACGCATCCAAAGGCTACCGGGGTTACTCCTATGATGACATTCCAGACTTTGATGACTAG
- the TMEM230 gene encoding transmembrane protein 230 isoform X2, translating to MMPSRTNLATGIPSSKVKYSRLSTDDGYIDLQFKKSPPKIPYKAITLATVLFLIGAFLIVIGSLLLAGYISKGGADRAVPVLIIGILVFLPGFYHLRIAYYASKGYRGYSYDDIPDFDD from the exons ATGATGCCATCTCGTACCAACCTGGCTACTGGAATCCCCAGTAGTAAAGTGAAATATTCAAGGCTCTCCACAGATGATGGCTACATTGACCTTCAG TTTAAGAAAAGTCCTCCTAAGATCCCGTACAAGGCCATTACGCTTGCTACAGTGCTGTTCTTGATTGGCGCCTTTCTCATTGTCATAGGCTCCCTCCTGCTGGCGGGCTATATCAGCAAAGGG GGGGCAGACCGGGCCGTTCCTGTCCTGATCATTGGAATCCTGGTGTTCCTGCCAGGGTTTTACCACCTGCGCATCGCCTACTACGCATCCAAAGGCTACCGGGGTTACTCCTATGATGACATTCCAGACTTTGATGACTAG
- the PCNA gene encoding proliferating cell nuclear antigen, which produces MFEARLVQGSILKKVLEALKDLINEACWDISSSGVNLQSMDSSHVSLVQLTLRSEGFDTYRCDRNLAMGVNLTSMSKILKCAGNEDIITLRAEDNADTLALVFEAPNQEKVSDYEMKLMDLDVEQLGIPEQEYSCVVKMPSGEFARICRDLSHIGDAIVISCAKDGVKFSASGELGNGNIKLSQTSNVDKEEEAVTIEMNEPVQLTFALRYLNFFTKATPLSPTVTLSMSADVPLVVEYKIADMGHLKYYLAPKIEDEEGS; this is translated from the exons ATGTTCGAGGCACGCCTGGTCCAGGGCTCCATCCTGAAGAAGGTGCTGGAGGCGCTTAAGGACCTCATCAACGAAGCTTGCTGGGACATCAGCTCCAGCGGCGTGAACTTGCAGAGCATGGACTCGTCCCATGTCTCCTTAGTGCAGCTCACCCTGCGCTCCGAGGGCTTCGACACGTACCGCTGCGACCGCAACCTGGCCATGGGTGTGAACCTCACTAG CATGTCCAAAATACTAAAGTGTGCCGGCAACGAAGACATCATTACACTAAGGGCTGAAGATAATGCAGACACGTTGGCACTAGTTTTTGAAGCTCCAA ATCAAGAAAAGGTTTCAGACTATGAAATGAAGTTAATGGATTTAGATGTTGAACAACTTGGGATTCCA gaaCAAGAATATAGCTGTGTAGTAAAGATGCCTTCTGGTGAATTTGCACGTATATGCCGAGATCTCAGTCATATTGGAGATGCTATTGTAATTTCCTGTGCAAAGGATGGAGTGAAATTTTCTGCAAGTGGGGAACttggaaatggaaatattaagtTGTCACAAACAAGTAATGTCGATAAAGAAGAGGAAGCT GTTACCATAGAGATGAATGAGCCAGTTCAGCTAACTTTTGCACTGAGATACCTGAACTTCTTTACAAAAGCCACTCCACTCTCTCCTACAGTAACACTCAGTATGTCTGCAGATGTACCCCTTG TTGTAGAATATAAAATTGCTGATATGGGACATTTAAAGTACTATCTGGCTCCCAAGATCGAGGATGAAGAAGGATCTTAG